Proteins encoded within one genomic window of Camelina sativa cultivar DH55 chromosome 19, Cs, whole genome shotgun sequence:
- the LOC104766191 gene encoding guanine nucleotide-binding protein subunit gamma 2, with the protein MEVGSSNSSGQLSGRVVDTRGKHRIQAELKRLEQEARFLEEELELLERMDNASASCKEFLDSVDSKPDPLLPETTGPVNETWDQWFEGPKETKRCGCSIL; encoded by the exons ATGGAAGTGGGTAGCTCCAATTCATCGGGTCAGCTCTCAGGGCGGGTCGTTGATACAAGAGGCAAACACAGGATTCAAGCTGAACTCAAGAGGCTTGAACAAGAAGCTAGATTCTTAGAG GAAGAGCTGGAGCTGCTTGAGAGGATGGACAATGCATCAGCGTCCTGCAAAGA GTTCTTAGACAGTGTTGACAGCAAACCTGATCCTCTTCTTCCTGA AACAACAGGTCCGGTGAATGAGACATGGGATCAATGGTTCGAAGGCcctaaagaaacaaaacgatGTGGCTGTTCCATTCTTTGA